One region of Synechococcus elongatus PCC 11801 genomic DNA includes:
- the speD gene encoding adenosylmethionine decarboxylase, with protein sequence MTVSLNPLLADPPALGVGRHCILEIYGCAGELLNDAAYVDRSIREAAIAAGATLLNQVCHEFEPQGVTALALLAESHISIHTWPENGYAAVDVFTCGDHTQPEVACHHLIQAFKAEHHSLHSIVRRPPAAIREHERVPA encoded by the coding sequence ATGACCGTCTCCCTCAATCCCCTCTTGGCTGATCCTCCTGCACTCGGTGTTGGACGGCACTGCATCCTTGAGATCTACGGCTGTGCCGGTGAACTGCTCAATGATGCTGCTTACGTAGATCGTTCGATTCGTGAAGCCGCGATCGCTGCCGGAGCGACTCTCCTCAATCAGGTCTGCCATGAGTTTGAACCTCAGGGCGTGACAGCTCTAGCACTGCTGGCTGAATCCCATATCTCCATCCACACCTGGCCCGAAAATGGCTATGCAGCGGTGGATGTCTTTACTTGCGGCGACCACACTCAGCCCGAAGTCGCCTGCCACCATCTCATTCAAGCTTTCAAAGCTGAACATCATAGTCTGCACAGTATTGTCAGACGGCCTCCCGCTGCGATTCGCGAACACGAGCGCGTGCCGGCCTAA
- a CDS encoding PRC-barrel domain-containing protein, whose protein sequence is MTAEQVWLRSEIMGTQVITRDSGRRLGVVGELLVDIDRREVVALGLRDNLLTRFLPGVPRYMFLSSIRQVGDVILVDNDDVIEDNFDAIGLSNLINCEVITEAGEPLGRVRGFKFDIATGKLESLVIASLGLAFVPESVLSTFELGVQEIVSGGPDRVIVFEGAEDRMVQLTAGLLEKLGLGGWDDDEYDRYSLPITPVENQLGAGEPLPPQRDYSQQPFRARREDRRQEELVEPLRQSRPAARRLYMDEEEAAPAQRRWEDEPAPRPRSQQPSRDRYIDEDEGYDDLPAPRVQRRADSARPAPTRASNPQPLPQDDDPFGDAWAEPDNSPELQLPQHQRQPEYEEG, encoded by the coding sequence ATGACCGCTGAGCAAGTTTGGTTGCGTTCCGAAATTATGGGAACCCAAGTCATTACTCGTGACAGCGGGCGACGATTGGGCGTGGTCGGTGAGTTACTCGTCGATATCGATCGCCGCGAAGTAGTGGCCTTGGGCTTGCGCGACAACTTGCTGACGCGCTTCTTGCCCGGCGTCCCGCGCTATATGTTCCTGAGCAGCATCCGACAAGTCGGTGATGTCATCCTCGTCGATAACGACGATGTGATTGAAGACAATTTCGATGCGATCGGCCTCAGCAATCTGATTAATTGCGAGGTGATTACCGAAGCGGGAGAGCCGCTGGGTCGTGTCCGTGGGTTTAAGTTTGACATCGCCACCGGTAAGCTCGAATCCCTAGTGATCGCCTCTTTGGGCTTGGCTTTTGTGCCGGAAAGTGTCCTCAGTACCTTTGAGCTGGGCGTACAGGAAATTGTTAGTGGCGGGCCCGATCGCGTCATTGTCTTTGAGGGTGCCGAAGATCGGATGGTGCAGCTGACCGCTGGCCTGCTCGAGAAACTGGGGCTCGGTGGTTGGGACGACGACGAGTACGATCGCTACTCCCTACCGATTACCCCAGTCGAAAATCAGCTCGGTGCCGGTGAACCGCTGCCGCCGCAACGGGATTACAGCCAGCAACCGTTCCGCGCTCGGCGCGAAGATCGCCGCCAAGAAGAACTGGTTGAACCGCTGCGCCAAAGTCGTCCGGCTGCCCGTCGTCTCTACATGGACGAGGAAGAAGCGGCACCCGCACAACGTCGCTGGGAAGATGAGCCTGCACCTCGCCCGCGATCGCAACAGCCTAGCCGCGATCGCTACATCGACGAAGATGAAGGCTACGACGATCTGCCTGCACCCCGCGTCCAACGTCGTGCTGATTCAGCACGACCCGCACCAACTCGGGCGAGCAACCCACAACCGCTGCCCCAAGATGATGATCCGTTTGGGGACGCATGGGCCGAGCCAGATAACAGTCCTGAACTGCAGCTGCCCCAGCACCAACGTCAGCCAGAATACGAAGAAGGCTAG